The following DNA comes from Meles meles chromosome 8, mMelMel3.1 paternal haplotype, whole genome shotgun sequence.
GTGTCACCAGTTCCCACAGAAGCACTGCAAAACTCCACATGTCTGCTGAGCGTCTGTTTGTATCTTCAGGCTTCTTCTGCAGCGCTGGAGGAACAGGACTTAACTGTTCCAGCTGCCTGTCCTGTCTGTGCCCCCTTCCATTACTACTGAGCTGGCCCTTCTCCACCTCCCAACATGATGCCCTCACTCACCTTCAGGGGCCACCCAGGCAGGTGCATACATGCGCCCAGGGCATTGGAAGGAGAACTTGACGTCGGCCATGCTGATTCGGGCAGTCATGTCCTCATCAATCTGAGGAAGAGAAGATAGATAATGTGAAAGGAGGTAAGTCCTATTCTAGACAGGGAAAGGGGTCTGGGGGCCTGGGCCAGGAATGAAGTGTGACCTCACCATTACACTACGGCTATTGAGTGCATGTCGTGGGATGAGGGGCTCTAATGTGTGTAGGAAGGCCATGCCCCTTGCCATGTCCAACGCAAACTTCACAGCCTGGCTCTGGTCCACAACAAAATCTAAGGAGGCAAGAGTCAAACGAGTTTGGGGAGGCTCATACACCTGCATCCATCCCATGAGATTTGGTATCCCCTACTCACTGGTGCCTTCATGTAATACATTGTACAGAGATCCATATGGCATCCAGTGTGTGATgagggtggggtgaggagcaggTGGAGACTGACAGGCACCTAGTACTGGGAGCACATTTGGATGCgagaaaatcctggaagaggGAGAGTATCCCTGGCTGAGATCAGCATAAAAAGATCTCCCTTTGGGTGCTAGTCAGGGTTCCTTAGAACCAGCAGCTTCCCATTTAGGCCTTGCCCCACCTGAGACGGGGACACTCCTCGTTGAAGTCCCTGCTCTTCCTTGTACTCCAGTCTCGAACCTTTAGTACCTTCACGACGATGTCATTGCCCTGCCAACGGCCCTTCCATAGCTGAGAGACAGGTAAGGGTTAGGAAGCTTTAACTAAGGCCACTGCTTTCTTGTCCGCTAACTGgaagaaaaacttaaaacagGTGCAGGGCAGGTAATCTGTAGGGGATTGGGGAGGGAGGGCCAAAAAAGGCAGGGTCACCTCTCCAGAGTGATTCTCGTTGAGCTTTGCCAAAAAGTTGAGCTGTTTGTAGTCAATGCCGGAGTGTTTGTTCAGAGTCCCATTTCCTGAGAATGTGGGCAGGTCAGGTACCCAAGCTTCACCGTAACCCAGCTCCAACAGCCCAGGGTTATTCCCTCGACCCTCCCTCCCCTTACAACTGACTCACGGGGCCGAGTGCGGGTGGTTCCCTTCCAGAAAGTGTCCTTGTATGGAATACGGTTAAGGTTCTGGCCCATCTTCTCTGCCCGCTCTGGGGAAGAAAAACAGCTTTGGCCCCAGCTGTAGTACAGAGCGAGGAGATAGGCAGGGACAAGACAGGATATAAACTGGAGTTGGGGGACAGACCTCGGAGGAGCTCTCTCAGGGGTGCCTTGGCTTTGTCCACAGGCATCTCTCCATACTTGTTACAAATGCTGACAAGAGCCCCATTAGCCACCAGGTCCTGGAATGAAAAGGTGGTTGTGATGATAGGCTCTGCTACCTCCCTGGCAATCACAATCAACCATCAATACAGATACAGTACCAGATCTGAGTGTCATATATTCAGCAATACTTACAGGATGGATTGAAGGTTCTAGAATCTTCCATTCAGGCTCAGACATTGCTACCCACCCATCCCAGGGCTCAGGGCTTTGGTACTCACCTCTGCAACCTGATCTTGGCCCCAAAAACAGGCATAGTGCAGGGGCACGTTTCCATGCTCATTCACTGCATTGATGTCAGCTTTATACTGCAGGAGCTGGTCCCCATGGCCAAGTAGAAGAGGCAGAAGACAggggagatgggagttgaggcgTGTAAGGAGGGAGAAGAGTACACATAATACTTGCGACTGACTTCCAGACATGTATGTAATGTAGGTGACAGAACATTCATACATACCTTCTGCACAATATCACGGTGTCCATGACTGGCTGCCAGGTGCAGGGGGGTGTCATCCCCACGGTTCATCACATTGATTCGTGCCCCCCGCATGATCAGCATCTCAACCACAGCAGAACGGCCCTCTCGGCAGGCCCAGTGCAAGGGGGAGAAGCCATGATCATCCCTTTGAGGAAGGGACAATGGTCATTGATCTGGAGGTGGGGCAAAGGCTTTGATATGGATAAAACTGATAGTCATTCAGGAAAATCTCCCTAGAAACCTTGCCTGTCCAGGATTCTGATTCTCATTCATGCCAGCAACTCCCAAAGCCATCCAATTAAGACCTTCAAAGGTCTTCAGACCCCTGAGCTTCAAACCTAACCAACTACCACCTGAAATCTCAACAAATACATATGATTCACTGTCTTCATCAACATCTCCCACTAGCCTTTTTTCCTTGGCATGCCCTATCTCATTAAATGGTAGCATTTTATCTGGTTTCCTGTGCATTCCTTTTGCAACATCTGTTGGTCCTTTTTGTTTCCAATGCATTTCATATGCCCCTAATACACTACTTGTGGCACTGGACTGTAAACATCTTCATGAGCTGTCTTGTCTGCTAGACTGAATTCTTGAGAGAATGGATTGACAGAAGTTGTTTAGTGCATGTTAATACAAGGGAGGGGTGTTTTGGAGAAGGAAAGCCACAACTCATGGGAGAAGAAGCAAGCTTACTGATTGGCTCTGTACTGAAACCTAAGATCTAAAAGTGGACTGgcattaaaataatgttttggaagggtttataatgaaaaagaaatacttttgatAAGTCATTACTAATGAGGCAGATATCAAATGAGGATTTGGTTTGGTAAAACAGGATTCCTCTACTCAAGCAGTCTGGGTCCCAGAAAACAGGAATATAAGAGTGGCTTCTTTAGAAAGAAAACGGACTTTTCCCCTGCCAAGGACATGTATTTTCTAAAGTAAAAGAGctgtacaaagaaaaaagaagaagaaaacacttgGTGGGAGTTGGGCCTGcctgacagcctggggccataaAAGGAAATTCCCTCCAGTCTGGTGTGTGTGAGGATCCAAGGGGCGGGACGGGAGGCGGTCCGTGGTCTGAGACTGCAGCCTCCGGATGCCTTAGTGTTGCGGTCACTTCCCCTGTGGGGGCTCTAGGCATGGCCTGAAACAGATCAAGGGTCTCACCGCTGCAGGCCATCCAGATGTCCTCCTCCCCCAGgggatgggggtgtgtgtgcgaCCTTTAATGACTTCCCTCCACAGCTGCCCTCATCTGCTCACTTAGAGATAGCTGAAAGCTTTCCTGGAAGGTtagccccacctccccctctctgaAGCAACCATCCCCTACTTATCAGTGAGTTTTGCCTCCCAGATCTTTAATTCGTGCCCCGGTTTATCAGTTTCCTGCAGTCTGTGGCATAAGCAGGCCAGTGCCTGAGGGCAAAAATAAGAGCACAGGGTTCCACTCACTGTCAGACTGTCTGTCACCTCAGGGCCACAGACTGTATTCCCAAAGAGTCCTGGAGGGAGTTTAACCCACCTCATATCCAGCATATACCCGCTTGGGCCCCCAAAGCCTTTCCCCTCAAACCAGCACCAAAGGCTTCCATTCCAGTTTAAATGCCACCCCTTCACCTTTTGGCACTAAAGAGTTTTAATAAATGCAAGTTCGCCTGGACAACTTCACCTAAGCCTTTATAACCCTACCAACAAAATAAGAGTGCTATCTTTATCTAAGCACCCTTTGAAGAACTATGAAAGAAttacagaaattataaaagaatatgaaaaatggggaaaagtgACCAGGAATTACAGAGGAATAGCATAAAAGCTAATGAGAACCTGTGAAGTCTAGATGAAGATGACAGGTGATCCTTACCCCCTCAAACctaaaaactgaagaaataaaatttttaaaaccaccaTCTTGAATCATCTGTATCACTACTGCTTTTTTTTGCCTGTCTCAGCTAACCTTGAAGAACTTGTCTACATTCACTATTTCCGCATCTCCAATTCAATCCACCACCACGCTGTTGCCTTGAGGGCTGGCATGGGCCTCTAGCACAGGTGTCCACAATACTTTAAATGAAGGAACCGGTGTTGtctgatttcttcatctgttttcCTCTATAGCAGTCTTCACAAAGATCATCAAATACATTATTAATTGTAAATTCAGAAGTTACTTTAAAGTGCTAAAGTTCTTTAACTGGTCAACAGCCTATCCTACTGTTGACCACTCCCCCTTTGTTGAAACATTCACTTCTCTGAGTTTTACTAAcatcttttcctgtttctcctgcaACCCCCAGTTGCACCTTTTCAGTCTTGCAGGCTTCTCATTCCCTCTCTGTCACACCCATGTCTTCAGGTATCATCTATATGCTAACATCTCCCAAATCTGGGTCTTTAAGTCAGATCTCTCTCCTGAAATCAGAATCTGCATAATCAACAACCTACTCAACGTTTCCACTCTACTGTACAGTCACTTTAACATGTCACAGCAGCAGTCATCATCCTTCAGCCATGTCCAACTCAGTAAAAGCAACCACTATCTACCTAAGAGTCTGAGCCAGAACCCTGGTCATCATCTTTGCTTCCACACTTCCCACACCAAGTCTCATCAATTCCTTATCCTGAAGATTTCAGGAATtcaatcacttttttctttttatatcggCCCCCCTTTCTAGTCTAAGGCATCACCACCTCTGGCACAGACCAAGCAATTGCTTCTCCAAATGGCCGCCTGCTCTTAAGAAGGTATCCAAGATGACACTTAAATGGACAATCTCATCATAGCAGGGCTTTAAACTCTTGTTCTTAGAATAATAACCTTATTATAGTATAAATATCCTTGCATGATCTGGCAGGCTCTTGCAGCAGACCTCTCCAGTCTTATCTCCCGTGGTTTACCACTTGTACCCAATGCTTCAACCCACTGAAGCCCATAGAAGTCTTCTATCCTCCAGCCATATGGACCTGTAGACAATTCCCAAACATTCCATTCTCTGTCTTGCCTCCTAGCTTTTGCACATGCAGTTCACTGAGGCAGGAAAGCTCTCTGCAGCCCGTGCCTGTGAAACTCTTATTGAACAGTCAAGATTCAGCAGGAACACAGCTTCCCCTGTGGAGACCCTCTGCCCCCCACAGGCTGTGCTTTGCACTGGTAGTACTAGGCAGGAAAGTCAGCCGCCCCAGCCTACGTGGACACCCCACATCGCGGAGAGCAGTCTTTGCCCTTCTCACCCACCAGCCACTTCAGCTCACCCCTGGTTGAGGTCGTTCTCCGTGTTGTCCAGCCACAAGCGAACGGCCACCGCGTTGCCCTCCCGGCACTGAGTGAAAATGTCGTCCATAGCAGCGTCCCGGCGCTGAGTCCCCTAGATTGGGGAAGCCTGCGGACTGTGAAGGGATCCACGGAAGGGGGGTGAAACCCGAAAGCTTTGTCCCTTACCGGAGATAAGGGGGTGGGGGTCTCCCGCTGCCTCCCCGGCTAGTGGAGGTCTGGAAAGGAGTTCGGCTAGGCGGGATGATCCCTGTGTCCCCTGGGCGCGAGGGTAAGGCGGGTCCGCGCGAGGTAGAAGGTGATTAGGAAGTAGAGTCCCCTGAAGGGGTGTCGGCGACCAAACTCGGGGACCCTACCCGAGAACAgacctgggggggagggggagttcaGGCGCTCTATAACCTGAGAAAGGCGATCGGGGGTCCTTCCCAGGAGTGGCCCTCGCTCCCTACTCGGTATTCGGGCCGAGTGAAGGCTGACGGTTGGCAGGGGTCGAGCCTTAGGGAAGGACACGGGCGCTCCCGCACTCACCGGGACTCGGGCTGGAGAAGCCTTCTTCGGTGAACTCCCGTCCGGCCGCGcccgccgcccggccccgcccctggCCCTCTCTGGCCAGCGCGGGTCCCCATTGctccctccctctggccttccttGCCCTTCTAGCTAGCGGTAGCTAAACTCGATGGTTTCCGGCGCCGCGCCGGCCACTCTAGCCACACAGATTTTCACTCTTTGGTTTCCGGCTCAGTTCCGGCTGCTCTGCACGAAGGGTTTAGTAGAGACGCGCTGTGCACGTGGCTCTAGAGGCGTGTGGACGCGGGGATTTCGCCCACCGCACCAGCATGTTTGAAGAACCCGAGTGGGCCGAGGAGGCCCCAGTAGCCACGGACCTCCGGCCTGTAGCCTCACGGCCTCCGCCTGCCTCAGCCTCGCAAATCAAGGTGAGCGGCCCTGCGCGGAGCTCTGACAACCGAGAAGCTTACCCTGTATGGATCCGGGCACGggggctcgggggggggggggggggatgggggtggggtgtgtgtgtgtgtgtgtgtgtctgtgtgtgtgtgtgtgcgtgcgtgcgtgcggctcggggtgtgtgtgtgtgtgtgtgtgtgttggagcgGGGGGGCGCCTGCGGCcagcggggtgtgtgtgtgtgtgtgtgtgtgtgtgtgtgtgtgttggagcgGGGGCGCCTGCGGCcaacggggtgtgtgtgtgtgtgtgtgttggagcgGGGGCGCCTGCGGCcagcggggtgtgtgtgtgtgtgtgtgtgtgtgtgttggagcgGGGGCGCCTGCGGCcaacggggtgtgtgtgtgtgtgtgtgtgtgtgtgtgtgcgcgtgcgtgtgtgtgtgtgtgtgtgtgtgtgtgtgtgtgttggagcgGGGGGCGCCTGCGGCCAACGGAAGACCCGACTAAGTGAAAGCTGTTGAGTAGAAGTCAGTGAAGTTGAATTCTGTGAAGATGAATTATTGGACGCGAAAAGCACGTGCAGAGGCCCTGGGGGGAAGAAAGCATGTCCTGTTGTTAGGGTCACCCACACAATTATCCGTGTGGTTGGAGCACAGAGGGTATGCCATTGAATTTGGAGAGGTTGAAGTTTTGCATATTTTAACAATAGAAGCCAATGAAATGGTTTTAGCAGGGGAATGATTTCTTAAGATTTGCATTTTGGAAAAGTCCTTGGTTTCAGTGTGGAGATTGGATTGGAGAGAATAAGAGTGAATGACAGTGAAGGATTTTATCAGCACTACCATTCTAAAGCAGTAGTGCAGAGTGGGTACTGATAAACTCCAGGTTAAGTGCCTGGCCTGGGACCTCCCAACAGAACTTCAATCTAGAAGGCCTTCCAGACAAGAGACCTTCTCCTTTAAGCCTTTGCAGATGTGAAGGCTGCTGTACTTCTTAGGCTTTTCCTACCTTTCAGTCAGTATTCAACATGGAATCTGCCTGCTTTTTCCTGTCCTCTTCATCCTCTCAACCCACTGCTGTAATCTGTGCCACTGGTCTTTCCATCTGCAGCTTGTCCCTTTCCACTTATTCTCTATACTACAGCTGCACTCATCTTAAGTACACACCTGTGATCCTGTCACTCTTGTTTTCAGAAACCTCTGTAGCTTTATAGAAAGATATAGAAAGTTGCAGGCAAAAGCCTGAGATTGAGTGTTGGAACTCCTGCTGCCTTGTGGCCTTACCATATTCCCCTGGGAAACTCCACTTTCTCATCTGCAAATTGAAGAAGTGAGGTGAGTGGTTTCTCTCCTCCAGCCTCCCAGAGGTTGAGATGGTGACTTAAAAGTTGTTCAGGGTCTGGCAGGCTTCATGACAAGCTAGAGAAGTTAACTAAGAAAAATCTAAATGCTTCTACCAGCATCTGAATCAGGTCTCCATCTCTGCCTTCTTATTCTCCAGGCCCCATCTATTTATctcaccctttctctcttcccttgtttTCCCTCAGAGCTCTAAGCACCGTCAGCTCTTGGCTACTTTACGGGCCCTGGAGGCAGCATCTCTTCCCCAGCAATCCCCCAGCCTGCCTGACAGTGACTCTGAGGAGGATGtggtggaaaggaagaaaaaaggc
Coding sequences within:
- the ILK gene encoding integrin-linked protein kinase, yielding MDDIFTQCREGNAVAVRLWLDNTENDLNQGDDHGFSPLHWACREGRSAVVEMLIMRGARINVMNRGDDTPLHLAASHGHRDIVQKLLQYKADINAVNEHGNVPLHYACFWGQDQVAEDLVANGALVSICNKYGEMPVDKAKAPLRELLRERAEKMGQNLNRIPYKDTFWKGTTRTRPRNGTLNKHSGIDYKQLNFLAKLNENHSGELWKGRWQGNDIVVKVLKVRDWSTRKSRDFNEECPRLRIFSHPNVLPVLGACQSPPAPHPTLITHWMPYGSLYNVLHEGTNFVVDQSQAVKFALDMARGMAFLHTLEPLIPRHALNSRSVMIDEDMTARISMADVKFSFQCPGRMYAPAWVAPEALQKKPEDTNRRSADMWSFAVLLWELVTREVPFADLSNMEIGMKVALEGLRPTIPPGISPHVCKLMKICMNEDPAKRPKFDMIVPILEKMQDK